A region from the uncultured Stenotrophomonas sp. genome encodes:
- the dxs gene encoding 1-deoxyxylulose-5-phosphate synthase, thiamine-requiring, FAD-requiring (Evidence 2a : Function of homologous gene experimentally demonstrated in an other organism; PubMedId : 10648511, 9371765, 9482846; Product type e : enzyme): MIDSARYPRLSRIQTPHDLRTFDETELPAVAGELRDYLIESVGKSGGHFAAGLGVIELTTALHYLYDTPLDQLVWDVGHQTYPHKILTGRRDSIHTVKQKDGVAPFPKREESEYDTFGVGHSSTSISAALGMAIARQRQGDVRKVVAVIGDGAMTAGMAFEALAHAGGMDEEPDLLVILNDNNMSISEAVGGLTKMLGRATASRTLNALREGGKKILGDKRSSPPARFVKRWEEQWKGMFVPSTAFEQMGFHYTGPIDGHDLPLLLSTLKTLKGKKGLHLLHVMTTKGKGYEPAEGDQIGYHAVGPFDPSKGLPAKGAPKKPTYTDVFGDWLCDAAAAEPQLMGITPAMREGSGLVRFSREYPERYFDVAIAEQHAVTLAAGMATQGAKPVVAIYSTFLQRAYDQLVHDVAIQGLDVLFAIDRAGVVGPDGATHAGNLDLSFLRCVPNMLVMAPADEAECRQMLSTGLHYGGPTAVRYPRGTGPGVAAGNDLSTLEIGKAQLRAQGHRIALLAFGATVAAAEQVGRELGLTVVNMRFVKPLDKALLLELARSHDAFVTIEDNVVAGGAGSGVAELLGAEAIVMPVLHLGLPDSFQHHASREDLLAEAGIDATGIRAAILKRWPDVHGSNAPLSATG; the protein is encoded by the coding sequence ATGATCGACTCCGCCCGTTATCCGCGCCTTTCGCGTATCCAGACCCCGCACGACCTGCGCACGTTCGACGAAACCGAGCTGCCCGCGGTCGCCGGCGAGCTGCGCGACTACCTGATCGAATCGGTGGGCAAGAGCGGCGGCCACTTCGCCGCCGGGCTGGGCGTGATCGAACTCACCACCGCCCTGCACTACCTCTACGACACCCCGCTCGACCAGCTGGTGTGGGACGTCGGCCACCAGACTTACCCGCACAAGATCCTCACCGGCCGCCGCGACAGCATCCACACGGTCAAGCAGAAGGACGGCGTGGCGCCGTTCCCCAAGCGCGAGGAGAGCGAGTACGACACCTTCGGCGTCGGCCATTCCTCCACCTCCATTTCCGCCGCGCTGGGCATGGCCATCGCCCGCCAGCGCCAGGGCGACGTGCGCAAGGTGGTGGCTGTGATCGGCGACGGCGCGATGACCGCCGGCATGGCCTTCGAGGCGCTGGCCCACGCCGGTGGCATGGACGAGGAGCCGGACCTGCTGGTCATCCTCAACGACAACAACATGTCCATCTCCGAGGCCGTCGGCGGGCTGACCAAGATGCTCGGCCGCGCCACCGCCAGCCGCACCCTCAACGCCCTGCGCGAGGGCGGCAAGAAGATCCTCGGTGACAAGCGCAGCAGCCCGCCGGCGCGCTTCGTCAAACGCTGGGAAGAACAGTGGAAGGGCATGTTCGTGCCGTCCACCGCGTTCGAGCAGATGGGCTTCCACTACACCGGCCCGATCGACGGCCACGACCTGCCGCTGCTGCTGTCCACCCTCAAGACCCTCAAGGGCAAGAAGGGGCTGCACCTGCTGCACGTGATGACCACCAAGGGCAAGGGCTACGAACCGGCCGAGGGTGACCAGATTGGCTACCACGCCGTCGGCCCGTTCGACCCGAGCAAGGGCCTGCCGGCCAAGGGCGCGCCGAAGAAACCCACCTACACCGACGTGTTCGGCGACTGGCTGTGCGACGCCGCCGCTGCCGAACCGCAGCTGATGGGCATCACCCCGGCGATGCGCGAAGGCTCCGGGCTAGTGCGCTTCAGCAGGGAATACCCCGAGCGCTATTTCGACGTGGCCATCGCCGAGCAGCACGCGGTGACGCTGGCCGCAGGCATGGCGACGCAAGGGGCCAAGCCGGTGGTGGCGATCTACTCCACCTTCCTGCAACGCGCCTACGACCAGCTGGTGCACGACGTCGCCATCCAGGGCCTGGACGTGCTGTTCGCCATCGACCGCGCCGGCGTGGTCGGCCCGGACGGCGCCACCCACGCCGGCAACCTCGACCTGAGCTTCCTGCGCTGCGTGCCGAACATGCTGGTGATGGCCCCGGCCGACGAGGCCGAATGCCGGCAGATGCTCAGCACCGGCCTGCACTACGGCGGCCCGACGGCGGTGCGCTACCCGCGCGGCACCGGCCCCGGCGTCGCCGCCGGCAACGACCTGTCCACGCTGGAAATCGGCAAGGCGCAGTTGCGCGCGCAAGGCCACCGCATTGCCCTGCTCGCCTTCGGCGCGACCGTCGCCGCCGCCGAACAGGTTGGCCGCGAGCTTGGCCTCACCGTGGTCAACATGCGCTTCGTCAAGCCGCTGGACAAAGCACTGCTGCTGGAACTGGCGCGCAGCCACGACGCCTTCGTCACCATCGAGGACAACGTGGTCGCCGGCGGTGCCGGCTCGGGCGTGGCCGAGCTGCTCGGCGCCGAGGCCATCGTGATGCCGGTGCTGCACCTGGGCCTGCCCGACAGCTTCCAGCACCACGCCAGCCGCGAGGACCTGCTGGCCGAGGCCGGCATCGACGCCACCGGCATCCGCGCCGCCATCCTCAAGCGCTGGCCGGACGTCCACGGCAGCAATGCCCCATTGAGCGCAACCGGCTGA
- a CDS encoding hypothetical protein (Evidence 5 : No homology to any previously reported sequences) produces the protein MVERNLAKVEVASSSLVSRSKFRKNPGSGVFSYQGDTLVAMIETVDGLVAEWLCSGLQIRVRRFDSDPGLHSKP, from the coding sequence TTGGTAGAGCGCAACCTTGCCAAGGTTGAGGTCGCGAGTTCGAGTCTCGTTTCCCGCTCCAAATTTCGAAAGAACCCCGGCAGCGGGGTTTTTTCATATCAGGGCGATACACTCGTCGCCATGATCGAAACAGTTGATGGCCTGGTAGCAGAGTGGTTATGCAGCGGATTGCAAATCCGCGTACGCCGGTTCGATTCCGACCCAGGCCTCCATTCAAAGCCCTGA
- the pgsA gene encoding phosphatidylglycerophosphate synthetase (Evidence 2a : Function of homologous gene experimentally demonstrated in an other organism; PubMedId : 1323047, 3003065, 381294, 7007311, 8917447; Product type e : enzyme), with amino-acid sequence MKLTIPTWLTLLRIVMIPVLVLVFYLPYKWTNFASAAIFGLAAITDWLDGWVARRYELHSAFGAFLDPVADKLMVAVALFLIVQGHPTPWMAFWAAVIVGREIAVSALREWMAEIGQRAKVRVAMIGKVKTTAQMVALLCLLYSVSPNTSVAEIWMGGPIFHVGDWMLAIAAVLTLVSGVQYLHAAWPSLREDEIAARAQSRKK; translated from the coding sequence ATGAAGTTGACCATCCCCACCTGGCTGACCCTGCTGCGGATCGTGATGATCCCGGTGTTGGTGCTGGTGTTCTATCTCCCCTACAAGTGGACGAACTTCGCTTCCGCGGCGATCTTCGGCCTGGCCGCGATCACCGACTGGCTCGATGGCTGGGTGGCGCGCCGCTACGAACTGCACTCGGCGTTCGGCGCCTTCCTCGACCCGGTGGCCGACAAGCTGATGGTGGCGGTGGCGCTGTTCCTGATCGTGCAGGGCCACCCGACGCCGTGGATGGCGTTCTGGGCGGCGGTCATCGTCGGCCGCGAGATTGCGGTATCGGCGCTGCGCGAGTGGATGGCCGAGATCGGCCAGCGTGCCAAGGTGCGGGTGGCGATGATCGGCAAGGTCAAGACCACCGCGCAGATGGTCGCGCTGCTGTGCCTGCTGTATTCGGTTTCGCCCAACACATCGGTGGCCGAAATCTGGATGGGTGGGCCGATTTTCCACGTCGGCGACTGGATGCTGGCGATCGCCGCGGTGCTGACCCTGGTGTCGGGCGTGCAGTACCTGCATGCGGCGTGGCCAAGCCTGCGCGAGGATGAAATCGCCGCGCGCGCGCAGTCGCGGAAAAAGTGA
- the uvrC gene encoding excinuclease UvrABC, endonuclease subunit (Evidence 2a : Function of homologous gene experimentally demonstrated in an other organism; PubMedId : 1387639, 20138260, 2843804, 3003065, 3295776, 3515318, 6330676; Product type e : enzyme): MSGKATSGFDGKAFAAALSTAPGVYRMYAADDTLLYVGKARALRNRVGSYFNGSPKTRRIMLMLAQVARMDVTVTRTEAEALLLENQLIKSLAPRYNVSLRDDKTYPQVLLTREQWPRIALHRGPRSVPGGYYGPYPGVGAVRETLNLMHKLFKLRSCEDSVFRNRSRPCLQYQIGRCSAPCVGLVAQDDYDESVRRAALFLEGRSDQLADELVQAMQQASDALEFERAARLRDLIASLRSMQNRQYVDGRAADLDVLACAMQGASACVLLLAFRDGRNLGTRAFFPRTNGEDSAAEVLAAFVSQYYVEHAPPPEVLLDREIPEAEMIEAALGAAAERKVALKWSVRGERAGYVELAARNAQVTLVAELDSRGAQHARSEALREMLGLGEPVKRVECFDISHTMGEATVASCVVFDAAGPVRAQYRRYNISGIEPGDDYAAMHQAIDRRFRRAVEEQGVLPDVLLIDGGAGQLAQAQAALADLGVEGVLLVGVAKGVERRAGHEALVLPDGRELRPGAASPALQFIQQVRDEAHRFAITGHRGRRQKARMTSKLEDIEGIGPKRRASLLKHFGGMAGLKAAGEAEIARVEGINAALAARIYANLHGLSVPDPAAEQ, from the coding sequence ATGAGCGGCAAGGCAACCAGCGGCTTCGATGGCAAGGCATTCGCGGCGGCGCTGAGTACCGCGCCGGGCGTCTACCGCATGTACGCGGCCGACGACACGCTGCTGTACGTCGGCAAGGCGCGCGCGCTGCGCAACCGCGTCGGCAGCTATTTCAATGGCTCGCCCAAGACCCGGCGGATCATGCTGATGCTGGCGCAGGTGGCGCGGATGGACGTGACCGTCACCCGCACCGAGGCCGAGGCGCTGCTGCTGGAAAACCAGCTGATCAAGTCGCTGGCCCCGCGTTACAACGTCTCCCTGCGCGACGACAAGACCTACCCGCAAGTGCTGCTGACCCGCGAGCAATGGCCGCGCATTGCCCTGCACCGTGGCCCGCGCTCGGTCCCGGGCGGTTATTACGGTCCATATCCGGGCGTCGGCGCGGTGCGCGAGACGCTCAACCTGATGCACAAGCTGTTCAAGCTGCGCAGCTGCGAGGACAGCGTGTTCCGCAACCGCTCGCGGCCATGCCTGCAATACCAGATCGGCCGCTGCAGCGCGCCGTGCGTGGGGCTGGTGGCGCAGGACGACTACGACGAATCGGTGCGGCGCGCGGCGTTGTTCCTCGAAGGCAGGAGCGACCAGCTGGCCGACGAGCTGGTGCAGGCGATGCAGCAGGCCAGCGATGCGCTGGAATTCGAGCGCGCCGCGCGCCTGCGCGACCTCATCGCCTCGCTGCGCAGCATGCAGAACCGGCAGTACGTGGATGGCCGCGCCGCCGACCTCGACGTGCTGGCCTGCGCGATGCAGGGCGCCAGCGCCTGCGTGCTGCTGTTGGCGTTCCGCGACGGCCGCAACCTCGGCACCCGCGCGTTCTTCCCACGCACCAATGGCGAGGACAGCGCCGCCGAAGTGCTGGCTGCGTTCGTCTCGCAGTACTACGTCGAACACGCGCCGCCGCCGGAAGTGCTGCTGGACCGCGAAATCCCCGAGGCGGAGATGATCGAGGCGGCGCTGGGCGCGGCGGCCGAGCGCAAGGTCGCGCTGAAGTGGAGCGTGCGCGGCGAGCGCGCCGGCTACGTCGAGCTGGCCGCGCGCAATGCGCAGGTCACCCTGGTCGCGGAATTGGACAGCCGTGGCGCGCAGCATGCGCGCAGCGAGGCGCTGCGTGAAATGCTGGGGCTGGGCGAGCCGGTCAAGCGCGTGGAGTGCTTCGACATCAGCCACACGATGGGTGAGGCGACGGTGGCCTCGTGCGTGGTGTTCGACGCCGCCGGCCCGGTGCGCGCGCAGTACCGCCGCTACAACATCAGCGGCATCGAGCCGGGCGATGACTACGCGGCCATGCACCAGGCCATCGACCGCCGCTTCCGTCGCGCGGTGGAAGAGCAGGGTGTGCTACCGGACGTGTTGCTGATTGACGGCGGCGCCGGCCAGCTTGCGCAGGCACAGGCGGCGCTGGCCGACCTTGGTGTCGAAGGCGTGCTGCTGGTTGGCGTGGCCAAGGGCGTGGAGCGCCGCGCCGGCCATGAGGCACTGGTGCTGCCGGATGGCCGCGAGCTGCGCCCGGGGGCAGCGTCGCCGGCCCTGCAGTTCATCCAGCAGGTGCGCGACGAGGCGCACCGCTTCGCCATCACCGGCCACCGCGGGCGCCGGCAGAAGGCGCGCATGACCAGCAAGCTGGAAGACATCGAGGGCATCGGCCCGAAGCGCCGTGCCAGCCTGCTCAAGCATTTCGGCGGCATGGCCGGGCTCAAGGCCGCTGGCGAGGCCGAGATCGCACGCGTGGAAGGCATCAACGCGGCGCTGGCCGCGCGCATCTACGCTAACCTTCATGGACTGTCGGTACCGGATCCGGCAGCGGAGCAGTGA
- a CDS encoding conserved hypothetical protein (Evidence 4 : Homologs of previously reported genes of unknown function), with protein sequence MNAQSTMELPRSGIWLNAAPSTLRDHAGRPLVLAFVNGASVWCMQRLADVAQWQARNPGRLQLLVAQVPRFDFEREPQPALKLLRRHGITAPILLDAQWEAWRSFGVEAWPTLLLLDAQGQERERLVGAAGDLERALNALCEGLSPPLDEDLRGNRETSPEPRLPLRFPAGLVASADRLYVADTGHHRILECTHSGRVLRQFGVGSADLVNGPAGEAAFNRPHGMVLERETLYVADTGNHALRRIHLPSGQVETLCGNGRAGEPVAGVLAQPWDSPLNHPQDIAIADNQLYIAMAGDNRIWSYDLGLRALRWRVGAGAMEVRDGGGHLAALAQPCGLVAVQQVLYVCDALGSAIRSVQLRGDVVQTLVGQGPWEFGSTDGARAQAHLQYPQAIAMGSESPLLWIADAGNGCLRTLRLGGGDLTTVNLPRRLHGPAALAVAAGAVWIAESDAHAILRFDPVSGELSNVPIEE encoded by the coding sequence ATGAATGCTCAGAGCACGATGGAACTCCCCCGGTCCGGCATCTGGCTCAACGCGGCGCCGTCCACGCTGCGGGACCATGCCGGGCGCCCGCTGGTACTGGCCTTCGTCAACGGCGCATCGGTCTGGTGCATGCAGCGGTTGGCCGACGTGGCGCAATGGCAGGCGCGCAATCCCGGGCGGCTGCAGCTGCTGGTGGCGCAAGTGCCGCGCTTCGATTTCGAGCGTGAACCGCAGCCGGCACTGAAGCTGCTGCGCCGGCATGGCATCACCGCGCCGATCCTGCTGGACGCGCAGTGGGAGGCCTGGCGTTCCTTCGGTGTCGAAGCGTGGCCGACGCTGCTGCTGCTCGATGCGCAGGGACAGGAGCGCGAACGCCTGGTGGGTGCTGCCGGCGACCTGGAGCGGGCCCTGAATGCCCTGTGCGAAGGGCTTTCACCGCCGCTGGACGAAGACCTGCGCGGCAATCGGGAAACCAGCCCGGAGCCACGCCTGCCGCTGCGCTTCCCGGCCGGGCTGGTGGCCAGCGCCGACCGCCTCTATGTCGCCGACACCGGCCACCACCGCATCCTCGAATGCACCCATTCCGGCCGTGTGCTGCGCCAGTTCGGCGTCGGCAGTGCCGATCTGGTCAACGGCCCGGCCGGCGAAGCCGCGTTCAACCGCCCGCACGGCATGGTGCTGGAGCGCGAGACGCTGTATGTCGCCGACACCGGCAACCACGCGCTGCGGCGCATCCACCTGCCCAGCGGACAGGTCGAGACCCTGTGCGGCAACGGCCGCGCCGGCGAGCCGGTGGCGGGGGTGCTGGCGCAGCCGTGGGACAGCCCGCTGAACCATCCGCAGGACATCGCCATCGCCGACAACCAGCTGTACATCGCGATGGCCGGCGACAACCGCATCTGGAGCTACGACCTCGGCCTGCGCGCGCTGCGCTGGCGGGTGGGCGCGGGGGCGATGGAAGTGCGCGACGGCGGCGGCCACCTTGCCGCATTGGCGCAGCCTTGCGGGCTGGTGGCGGTGCAGCAGGTACTGTACGTCTGCGATGCATTGGGTTCTGCGATCCGTTCGGTGCAATTGCGCGGCGACGTGGTGCAGACGCTGGTCGGGCAGGGCCCGTGGGAATTCGGCAGTACCGACGGCGCACGCGCGCAGGCCCACCTGCAATACCCGCAGGCGATCGCGATGGGCAGCGAATCGCCGCTGCTGTGGATCGCCGACGCCGGCAACGGCTGCTTGCGCACGCTGCGCCTGGGCGGCGGCGACCTGACCACCGTCAACCTGCCGCGGCGCCTGCATGGCCCGGCGGCGCTGGCGGTGGCCGCTGGCGCGGTGTGGATCGCCGAAAGCGACGCCCACGCCATCCTGCGTTTCGACCCGGTCAGCGGTGAATTGAGCAACGTGCCGATCGAGGAATGA
- a CDS encoding Low molecular weight protein-tyrosine-phosphatase, with translation MKLLVICLGNICRSPMGEGALRARLAVSPLAGQIEVDSAGTSGWHHGQAPDPRAIACAARHGVDIAGLRARPLQHKDFRHFDRILCADARNLDDARVLAPPDTRDRAVLWLPWAGVADASEVPDPWYGDEADFEHSWALLDAAAQATVRRLADAVESGIIGP, from the coding sequence TTGAAGCTGCTGGTGATCTGCCTGGGCAACATCTGCCGCTCGCCGATGGGCGAGGGCGCATTGCGGGCACGGCTGGCGGTATCGCCTCTGGCCGGACAGATCGAGGTGGATTCGGCCGGCACCTCGGGTTGGCACCACGGGCAGGCGCCGGACCCGCGTGCCATCGCCTGCGCCGCCCGCCACGGCGTGGACATCGCCGGCTTGCGCGCGCGACCGTTGCAGCACAAGGATTTCCGGCATTTCGACCGCATCCTGTGCGCGGATGCCCGCAACCTGGACGACGCGCGGGTGCTGGCGCCGCCGGACACCCGCGACCGGGCCGTGCTGTGGCTGCCGTGGGCCGGCGTTGCCGACGCCAGCGAGGTGCCCGATCCCTGGTACGGCGACGAGGCCGACTTCGAGCACAGTTGGGCCCTGCTGGACGCCGCGGCGCAGGCCACGGTGCGACGTCTGGCGGATGCGGTCGAGTCCGGCATAATCGGCCCATGA
- the kdsB gene encoding 3-deoxy-manno-octulosonate cytidylyltransferase (Evidence 2a : Function of homologous gene experimentally demonstrated in an other organism; PubMedId : 3023327; Product type e : enzyme), producing the protein MNNVPDFVVAIPARYASTRLPGKPLAALAGVPMVAHVARRALAAGAREVWVATDDARIAAALEGLDGVRVAMTRADHASGTDRLAECARQAGWGDEDIVVNLQGDEPFAPAAGIRAVAATLAASGAPMATLATPVEDAPTLFDPNVVKLVRNAQGDALYFSRAPIPWHRDAFARSRDVLPPGQWLRHIGIYGYRAGFLQRFAAMPPGTLEQVESLEQLRVLEAGFRIAVSLSPEPFPPGIDTPEDLARAEALMRATA; encoded by the coding sequence ATGAACAACGTTCCCGATTTCGTGGTGGCAATCCCGGCGCGCTATGCCTCCACCCGCCTGCCCGGCAAGCCGTTGGCCGCATTGGCGGGCGTGCCGATGGTGGCGCACGTGGCGCGGCGCGCGCTGGCGGCGGGTGCGCGCGAGGTATGGGTGGCGACCGACGATGCCCGCATCGCCGCCGCGCTGGAAGGGCTCGATGGCGTGCGCGTGGCGATGACCCGCGCCGACCATGCCTCCGGCACCGACCGGCTGGCCGAGTGCGCGCGGCAGGCCGGCTGGGGCGACGAGGACATCGTGGTCAACCTGCAGGGTGACGAGCCGTTCGCCCCGGCCGCCGGCATCCGCGCGGTGGCGGCGACGCTGGCCGCCAGCGGCGCGCCGATGGCGACGCTGGCCACGCCTGTCGAGGATGCGCCGACCCTGTTCGACCCCAACGTGGTCAAGCTGGTGCGCAATGCGCAGGGCGACGCGCTGTATTTCAGCCGTGCACCGATCCCGTGGCACCGCGACGCCTTCGCCCGGTCGCGCGACGTGCTGCCACCGGGGCAGTGGCTGCGCCACATCGGCATCTACGGCTACCGCGCCGGGTTCCTGCAGCGTTTCGCGGCGATGCCGCCGGGCACCCTGGAGCAGGTCGAGTCGCTGGAACAGCTGCGCGTGCTGGAGGCGGGCTTCCGCATCGCGGTATCGCTGTCGCCGGAGCCGTTCCCGCCGGGCATCGACACGCCGGAAGATCTGGCCCGCGCCGAGGCGCTGATGAGGGCCACGGCTTGA
- the lpxK gene encoding lipid A 4'kinase (Evidence 2a : Function of homologous gene experimentally demonstrated in an other organism; PubMedId : 8094880, 9268317, 9883892; Product type e : enzyme), producing MGGKGTQTPAWWYDGAPVPLPARLLAPLYGAVTGLRRGLYRRGWLRSRQVPVPVIVVGNITAGGTGKTPLTIELVERLRAAGWKPGVASRGYGRDEAGTARWVTQELAPELGGDEPVLIAWKTGVPVRVDKDRVAAAKALLAAGCDVVVCDDGLQHYRLARDIEIEVVDAQRRYGNGRPMPAGPLREPVARAAGCDFRVVNLGQASDDAEAPAASGFGEWAMRLRIDVARPLRGGRERPLQGFAGLRVHAVAGIAHPQRFFRMLRARGIGVVPHAFADHHRYQALDLSFGSELPVLMTEKDAVKCRAFANDWHYAVPLQAELPAAFWVALLDRLGKLARI from the coding sequence ATGGGAGGGAAAGGGACACAGACGCCGGCGTGGTGGTACGACGGCGCGCCGGTACCGTTGCCCGCGCGGCTGCTGGCGCCGCTGTACGGCGCCGTCACCGGCCTGCGCCGCGGTCTGTACCGGCGCGGCTGGCTGCGCAGCCGGCAGGTGCCGGTGCCGGTTATCGTGGTCGGCAACATCACCGCCGGCGGTACCGGCAAGACGCCGTTGACCATCGAGCTGGTCGAGCGCCTGCGCGCGGCCGGCTGGAAACCGGGCGTGGCCAGCCGTGGCTACGGCCGCGACGAGGCCGGCACCGCGCGCTGGGTCACCCAGGAACTGGCGCCGGAACTGGGCGGCGACGAACCGGTGCTGATCGCATGGAAGACCGGGGTGCCGGTGCGCGTGGACAAGGACCGCGTCGCCGCTGCCAAGGCACTGCTGGCGGCCGGTTGCGACGTGGTGGTCTGCGACGATGGCCTGCAGCATTACCGGCTGGCGCGCGACATCGAGATCGAGGTGGTCGATGCACAGCGCCGCTATGGCAATGGCCGGCCAATGCCGGCCGGGCCGCTGCGCGAGCCGGTGGCGCGCGCAGCCGGCTGCGATTTCCGCGTGGTCAATCTCGGCCAGGCCAGCGACGACGCGGAAGCCCCGGCGGCGTCGGGTTTCGGTGAATGGGCGATGCGGCTGCGCATCGACGTCGCGCGTCCGCTGCGTGGTGGCCGCGAGCGGCCGCTGCAGGGCTTCGCCGGGCTGCGCGTGCATGCGGTGGCCGGCATCGCCCACCCGCAGCGCTTCTTCCGGATGCTGCGCGCGCGCGGCATCGGCGTGGTGCCGCATGCCTTCGCCGACCACCATCGTTACCAGGCATTGGACTTGTCTTTTGGCAGCGAATTGCCGGTGTTGATGACCGAGAAGGACGCGGTCAAGTGCCGGGCCTTCGCCAATGACTGGCATTACGCGGTGCCGTTGCAGGCCGAACTGCCGGCCGCGTTCTGGGTGGCGCTGCTGGACCGGCTGGGCAAGCTGGCGCGTATCTGA